The sequence GGGGTCGGGGAGCGGaggtggagggaggcaggaaggcaggcggtgggggcaggggagggcgcCTCCCCACGTTTCCTCTCGCGGCCGAATGATGGAAAGCTCCCTCCAGCAAACGCCTCACTGAGGCCGCTTCTAAATCCGGGAGGGCTCGGGTTCCTTACCTAACGGCTGCACTTCgctcccttcctcccccagcgTCCCCACCCCCTCCGGGGACCTGGGCCCCGGAGCTGCCAGGCCTGCTGCACGCGGCGGCGCGGGAAAAACAACGGGACAGCAGCGCCCCCTGCAGGTGCCGGGCGCCTCCGCAGCCGCTGCGCAGACCCGACTCTTAAGGTGGCACCACCGGGTTCCCAGCCCGCGCGCAGCCCTCAGCCCTGGCTCCATCCGCCGCACGTCTCCCTGGAGCAGCGGGCCTGACCGTCCGGAACGGCCGGAGTGTGCTGATGCCTGCTGCTATCTGCTTGAGCCCTTGACCCTACCTCTCATCCAGGACTTCCGCGGATGCCCAGCTAGCGATTTCGACAGGCGAGATTGAAAATTCCGGGCGAGTATATGAGGATGAGTAAGTCCCGCTTCAGGGAGGAACGACCAGAATGACATTTCTTTAAGCCTAAATCAAACTTTTATTTTCGTTTATAAAAAGCAGAAGGCCAGCAGGAAAGGGTCGCGGAGGGTTGGCACGTCCACAACCGTAGGACTCTTGGATCCAAGTTTTTAGGGTGAGACTAGGCCGTCCGGGGTTCTCCTTCGGCGCTCACACCCCGCAAACTCGTGGGCAGGTGCGGTGCTAGAGGCCGGGGGCAGCGGCGGACCCGCAGGGTAATCTTGTCTCACGCACCTCCCGAGCCCCCAGCAGCAGCCCACTCTCGTCCGAATGCTTTGTTTATTTGGTGATACCAGAGAACGTGGAGAAGATCGaagttcagtttttcttttttctttattttaaatatttttcttaactaaATGCTATGTTTATGTGAACCCATCATCTCTTGGAATTGAGTGTCCTCAGCGAACTCCAGATTCCTAGGGGAAACCTAAGTGCCTAGAGCAGGAAACGCACAAGTCAATCCAGGTTCCGGTGCCATCCGCAGTAAATTCCCTTCCTTTTGCTCCAAATTCCTCCTCTGCGTCCAGGAGAGGGACCCCCGGGACTCCCGCACACCCAGGACCGGGAGCGGCGGAGCAGAGGGCGGGTGCAAGGGCGCGAGGGCGCGAGGGAAGGGAGGCGGCCTGCGGACCTGGGGCGTGCAGTTTCCAGGCACCGTGGGAACCTCCAACCCTGGGGCGCGCGGCCTAGGCTCCGCCCTGCCAGGCCTGGGGCCAAGCGGCCCACCTAGTGGGTCCTGCCCTGGGGAAGTCGAGTCCGCGCGCTGGTCGGGCCGCGGCGAGGGAAGCTCGCCTGGGCAAGTGCTGCGCGGGGTCAGACCCACCCCAGGGGTTGCAAACCGCAAAGCGAAAGTCGAGAGGGGCTGGAGCTTTTCCTCTAATCCATTTTACACTGTGAAAACCGCAGGCCTGTCGCCTAGGCGGCCACTTTTAAATTGGGAAGCAAATAGacgaaaaaccaaaacaaacgtACGAGCTGACTTTTCCCAGCTAGGTTTTCCCTCAATAAAAAGCCCGCCTtctgtgaaagagagagactgaTCGGCGCTCACGATTGCTTTCTTGGAGATTCTGGGGGCACTGGGGCGCGCAGGAGGCGCGGCGACAACCCCAGCGCGCACGGGGCAGCCTGGACTGTGCCCCTCTTACCACTCTCCTTCCCAGGCTTCTCCGTGCTTTCCTCTCCACGGGTCACGCCGAGGCCATATGCTGCTTGCGAGGAGTCCGCGCTTTCTCGTCGGCGGGAAAGGCGCATCTTGGCGCTCGATGTTGGGGCTCAGGGTGTGGTTGATTTGTCTCCTGATCTAGATGTCTTTCCAGCACCGGGCAGGAAGTGTAGGGGTTTGGGTCGCCAGTCCAGGGACTCGGGAAACCTCCAGGCCAACCAGAAGAAACACTTGCAGACACCTTTCTAATGTCACATTTTTCCCCAGGGGAAAAAGCAGAAGTTGCTGGGCACATCACCCAGCACCCGGGCAAACTCTCCACTTACCTCGCGCCCTGCTAGGGGGTGCTGGGGGCCCTCCGGGAACCCCTAGATGAGCAAGCAAAGTCGCAAGAAGAACGCTCACCCGATAAACCATGCACCAGACTTAATCAGCCTGTAATGCTTACTCTAAATCTAGGCCCATCTAGGCCAGGTGGGCTGAGTCTTGGGATAGTGGGTGTCTCCTTCCTATGTTGATAGATTAAGGGTTCCATGTGGACAAATATTTTTAGTCAAATTTGTGGTCCTGGAgatagaaagaggaaaagaagagagaagaaagacagaagagCTTTAtcgtttttatattaaaacaaaagaatctaGAAAAATTGCTTGGTTAAATtgtggagaggaagggagggaaggaaagatgaaggcttttcttctttgttctttaaaaGTCCAAGCACTTTCTTTCAGAATCAAAATGTAGAGAGGCAGTCAGTCTTGGAGCATGCTTTTGCATTTCAGGATACTACTCATTAATTCACTTTTAAAGCATTCACTGGGTTGAGCACAGTTTTAAAAAGGTTCTGTCTCACCCAGATCCTGTTTGAAGCTCAACTCATTTTGATTGAAAGAGATTTGAGACAAgaa comes from Nomascus leucogenys isolate Asia chromosome 9, Asia_NLE_v1, whole genome shotgun sequence and encodes:
- the MIR1915HG gene encoding protein CASC10, which gives rise to MRGFGSGVQRTCRVRPGGGCTGACLADLDSGLRTALPGANASATSPTSLLETKLNALVTVLKKIQSREPSGWRTAERRRGWRCRGVPTPSGDLGPGAARPAARGGAGKTTGQQRPLQVPGASAAAAQTRLLRWHHRVPSPRAALSPGSIRRTSPWSSGPDRPERPECADACCYLLEPLTLPLIQDFRGCPASDFDRRD